A stretch of Microtus pennsylvanicus isolate mMicPen1 chromosome 5, mMicPen1.hap1, whole genome shotgun sequence DNA encodes these proteins:
- the Ppp1ca gene encoding serine/threonine-protein phosphatase PP1-alpha catalytic subunit, producing the protein MSDSEKLNLDSIIGRLLEVQGSRPGKNVQLTENEIRGLCLKSREIFLSQPILLELEAPLKICGDIHGQYYDLLRLFEYGGFPPESNYLFLGDYVDRGKQSLETICLLLAYKIKYPENFFLLRGNHECASINRIYGFYDECKRRYNIKLWKTFTDCFNCLPIAAIVDEKIFCCHGGLSPDLQSMEQIRRIMRPTDVPDQGLLCDLLWSDPDKDVQGWGENDRGVSFTFGAEVVAKFLHKHDLDLICRAHQVVEDGYEFFAKRQLVTLFSAPNYCGEFDNAGAMMSVDETLMCSFQILKPADKNKGKYGQFSGLNPGGRPITPPRNSAKAKK; encoded by the exons ATGTCCGACAGCGAGAAGCTCAACCTGGACTCCATCATCGGGCGCCTGCTGGAAG TGCAGGGCTCACGGCCTGGAAAGAATGTGCAACTAACAGAGAACGAGATACGTGGTCTGTGCCTCAAATCCCGGGAGATTTTCCTGAGCCAGCCTATTCTTCTGGAGCTTGAGGCGCCTCTCAAGATCTGCG GTGACATCCATGGCCAGTACTATGACCTTCTACGGCTGTTTGAGTATGGTGGCTTCCCCCCAGAGAGCAACTACCTTTTCTTGGGGGACTATGTGGACCGTGGCAAGCAGTCTTTGGAGACCATCTGCCTGCTGCTGGCCTATAAGATCAAATACCCTGAGAATTTCTTTCTGCTCCGTGGGAACCACGAGTGTGCCAGCATCAACCGCATCTACGGCTTCTATGATGAAT GCAAGAGACGCTACAACATCAAACTGTGGAAAACGTTCACCGACTGCTTCAACTGCTTGCCCATTGCAGCCATTGTAGACGAGAAGATCTTCTGCTGCCACGGAG GCCTGTCTCCAGACTTGCAGTCCATGGAGCAGATCAGGCGTATTATGCGGCCCACAGACGTGCCTGACCAGGGCCTCCTGTGTGATCTGCTGTGGTCTGACCCTGACAAGGATGTTCAAGGCTGGGGCGAGAATGACCGTGGTGTCTCCTTCACCTTTGGGGCTGAGGTGGTGGCCAAGTTCCTGCACAAGCATGATTTGGACCTCATCTGCCGGGCGCACCAG GTTGTAGAAGATGGCTATGAGTTCTTTGCCAAGAGGCAGTTGGTGACACTCTTCTCTGCTCCCAACTACTGTGGCGAGTTTGACAATGCCGGTGCCATGATGAGCGTGGATGAGACTCTTATGTGCTCCTTCCAG ATCCTCAAGCCCGCTGACAAGAACAAGGGGAAGTATGGGCAGTTCAGTGGCCTGAACCCTGGAGGCCGTCCCATCACCCCACCCCGCAATTCTGCCAAAGCCAAGAAATAG
- the Rad9a gene encoding cell cycle checkpoint control protein RAD9A produces MKCLITGGNVKVLGKAVHSLSRIGDELYLEPLKDGLSLRTVNSSRSAYACFLFAPLFFQQYQAASPGQDLLRCKILMKSFLSVFRSLAMVEKSVEKCCISLSGSNSHLVVQLHCKYGVKKTHNLSFQDCESLQAVFNPALCPHLLRAPARVLAEAVLSFPLALTEVTLGIGHGQRVILRSYQEEEADNANKAMVTETSIGEEDFQQLQAPEGIAVTFCLKEFRGLLSFAESANLSLSVHFDVPGRPVIFTIEDSLLDGHFVLATLLEQDPCSQDLCSPKPCQPVPQKEAHSTPPLDDFTNDDIDCYMIAMETTVGSEGSRAQPSTSLPHVSQPSHDLALAPSSEEEEEAEPSTVPGTPPPKKFRSLFFGSILAPVHSPQGPSPVLAEDSDGEG; encoded by the exons ATGAAGTGCCTGATCACCGGCGGCAACGTGAAGG tGCTGGGCAAGGCTGTCCATTCGCTATCCCGAATCGGGGACGAGCTCTATCTGGAACCCTTGAAGGACGGG CTCTCGTTGCGGACTGTGAACTCTTCCCGTTCTGCCTATGCCTGCTTTCTCTTCGCTCCACTCTTCTTCCAGCAGTACCAGGCAGCTTCCCCTGGTCAGGACCTGCTGCGCTGTAAGATCCTGATGAAG TCCTTCCTGTCCGTCTTCCGCTCCCTGGCGATGGTGGAGAAGTCTGTGGAGAAGTGCTGCATCTCTCTCAGTGGCAGCAACAGCCACCTGGTGGTCCAGCTCCACTGCAAGTATG gGGTCAAGAAAACACACAACCTCTCCTTCCAGGACTGTGAGTCCCTACAAGCTGTCTTCAACCCAGCCTTGTGCCCCCACCTGCTCCGTGCCCCAGCACG GGTTCTGGCAGAGGCTGTTCTGTCCTTTCCCCTGGCGCTGACTGAGGTCACACTGGGCATTGGGCATGGCCAGCGGGTCATCCTGCGCAGCTaccaggaggaggaggcag ATAATGCCAACAAAGCCATGGTGACTGAGACCAGCATTGGGGAGGAGGACTTCCAGCAGCTGCAGGCCCCAGAAGGGATAGCTGTCACCTTCTGCCTCAAGGAATTTCGG GGGCTCCTGAGCTTTGCAGAGTCAGCAAACTTGTCTCTTAGCGTCCACTTTGATGTTCCAGGAAG GCCAGTCATCTTTACCATTGAGGATTCTTTGCTGGACGGCCACTTTGTCTTGGCCACACTCTTAGAACAAGACCCATGTTCCCAAGACCTGTGCTCCCCAAAGCCCTGCCAGCCAGTGCCTCAGAAGGAGGCTCACAG CACACCCCCCTTAGATGACTTTACCAATGACGACATCGACTGTTACATGATTGCCATGGAAACCACCGTGGGCAGCGAGGGCTCCCGGGCGCAGccttccacttccctcccacaTGTCTCCCAGCCCTCCCATGACCTTGCACTTGCACCCTcctcagaggaagaggaggaagctgaaCCCAGTACAGTGCCTGGGACTCCCCCACCCAAGAAG TTTCGTTCACTCTTCTTTGGTTCCATCCTGGCCCCTGTGCACTCCCCACAGGGTCCCAGCCCTGTGCTGGCTGAAGACAGTGATGGTGAAGGCTGA